GGCGCCGGCGCGACCAGGGCCCGGACGGATCTCCGCGCCCCTCGGGATCCGCCGACCTGTGGGCGAGCAATCGTGCTTCCTTGCCGATCAGTTCGTCAATGGCATAACCGTGCATCCGGGCGTCGGCGGGATTGACGTAGATGATCTTGCCTTCGGTGTCGGTGATGGTGACGCCCAGGTTCACCGTCTCGACCGCCTTTTCGAGCAGGCGCAGGCGGGTCTCCAGACGAATCTTCTCCTCCTCCTGGGCGGTCAGCTCTTCGCGTGCAAGCTCGAGCTCCTGAGTCGTCGCCTGCAGCGCACGCTCCACCGACTCCAGCTCCTGGCGGAGCTTCCGGGCGCTGCCGAGGAGCCGCGGAGATTGGGCGATCTTCATCGTCGTCGCCGTGGCGCCGTGGCCGGGTCCTCAGCGGCCTTCGTCTACGCCGTGATGACGGCGCCAGATTTCGTGCACACGGTCGGCAAGGGTCATCGGGTCGAAGGGTTTGACGATGACGTCGATGGCGCCGAGCGCCAGGTACTCTTCGATCTCGTGGCTCTGCGCTTTGGCGGTGACGAACACGACCGGCATCGAGGCCGTCTCCGGTTTCCGTGCCAGAGCCTCCAGGGTCGCGGGGCCGTCGGGCTCGGGCATCATGACGTCCAGGAGGATCAGCTCGGGCTGGAACCGCGGAGCGATCTCGAGCGCTTCATTGCCGGAGCCGCACACCTCGACCTCCAGGCTGCCGATATCCTCGAGTGCGAGTCGCGC
This is a stretch of genomic DNA from bacterium. It encodes these proteins:
- a CDS encoding response regulator, translated to MESAAPPTRRLRRVLLVEDELDIQMVARLALEDIGSLEVEVCGSGNEALEIAPRFQPELILLDVMMPEPDGPATLEALARKPETASMPVVFVTAKAQSHEIEEYLALGAIDVIVKPFDPMTLADRVHEIWRRHHGVDEGR